A single window of Algiphilus sp. DNA harbors:
- a CDS encoding oligopeptide/dipeptide ABC transporter ATP-binding protein — MSLLSVRGLTKWFGGSRWPYRPPVRAVDGVDLDIARASTMALVGESGCGKSTLGRAILRLQEPTAGEVLLDGRPVTGIGRRALRARRGEMQIVFQDPYASLNPRRSIGQILEEPLRVHARGDRAARRQRVAELLDIVGLRPAMAARYPHEFSGGQRQRVGIARALALSPSFIVADEAVSALDVSVQAQILNLLRGIQTDFGISFLFISHDLAVVRNIADRVAVMYLGRIVEQTDTATLFAAPRHPYTCALLSAVPVPDPETRRSRIVLPGDVPSATAPPPGCPFHPRCPEAFDRCRTETPPLVNAAAPGQPVHLVACHLHPAGGGGGEPR; from the coding sequence TTCGGTGGCTCACGGTGGCCGTACCGGCCGCCGGTGCGCGCGGTCGACGGCGTCGATCTGGACATCGCGCGCGCCAGCACGATGGCGCTGGTCGGCGAGTCCGGCTGCGGCAAGTCGACGCTGGGCCGCGCCATCCTGCGGCTGCAGGAGCCCACTGCCGGCGAAGTGCTGCTCGACGGCCGACCGGTGACCGGCATCGGCCGGCGCGCGCTGCGCGCGCGCCGCGGCGAGATGCAGATCGTCTTCCAGGACCCCTACGCGTCGCTCAATCCGCGACGCTCGATCGGTCAGATCCTCGAGGAACCGCTGCGCGTGCATGCGCGCGGCGACCGGGCCGCACGCCGGCAGCGCGTGGCCGAGCTGCTCGACATCGTCGGCCTGCGCCCGGCCATGGCCGCGCGCTATCCGCACGAATTCTCCGGCGGCCAGCGCCAGCGCGTCGGCATCGCCCGTGCGCTGGCGCTGTCGCCGAGCTTCATCGTCGCGGACGAGGCCGTTTCGGCGCTGGACGTATCGGTGCAGGCGCAGATCCTCAATCTGCTGCGCGGCATCCAGACCGACTTCGGCATCAGCTTCCTGTTCATCTCGCACGATCTCGCCGTGGTGCGCAACATCGCGGATCGGGTGGCGGTGATGTATCTCGGGCGCATCGTCGAGCAGACCGACACCGCGACGCTGTTCGCGGCGCCGCGTCACCCCTACACGTGCGCACTGCTGTCGGCGGTGCCGGTGCCGGACCCGGAAACCAGGCGCAGCCGCATCGTGCTGCCGGGCGACGTGCCCTCCGCCACGGCGCCGCCACCGGGGTGCCCGTTCCATCCGCGCTGCCCGGAGGCCTTCGATCGCTGCCGCACGGAGACCCCGCCGCTGGTCAATGCCGCAGCGCCGGGACAGCCGGTGCACCTGGTGGCGTGCCATCTGCACCCGGCGGGCGGTGGTGGCGGCGAACCGCGATAG
- a CDS encoding PQQ-binding-like beta-propeller repeat protein has product MKRSSADIIQEHGPFPGVEGVHGLTYDGDSIWFASKRGLTALDPDSGAIRRTLEVTADAGTAYDGRHLFQLADGRIQKLDPETGSVLGTIPAPEGGASGMAWAEGRLWVGQYRARRIHQIDPQTGAILRTIESDRFVTGVTWLDGGLWHGCSDGDEWAIRRIDATSGEVQESLDLPAGTMVSGLESDGVDRFFCGGGGSGKVRVVRRSGAKR; this is encoded by the coding sequence ATGAAACGATCAAGCGCAGACATCATCCAGGAGCACGGTCCCTTCCCCGGTGTCGAGGGCGTGCACGGGCTCACCTATGACGGCGACAGCATCTGGTTCGCCAGCAAGCGCGGGCTGACGGCGCTCGACCCGGACAGCGGCGCCATCCGGCGTACCCTGGAGGTCACCGCCGATGCCGGAACCGCGTACGACGGCCGGCACCTGTTCCAGCTCGCCGATGGCCGCATCCAGAAACTGGATCCGGAGACCGGTAGCGTGCTCGGCACCATTCCGGCCCCGGAGGGCGGCGCATCCGGCATGGCCTGGGCCGAGGGCCGGCTGTGGGTCGGCCAGTACCGTGCCCGCCGGATCCACCAGATCGACCCGCAGACCGGCGCGATCCTGCGGACCATCGAGAGCGACCGCTTCGTCACCGGCGTGACCTGGCTCGACGGAGGACTCTGGCACGGCTGCAGCGATGGCGACGAGTGGGCGATCCGCCGCATCGATGCCACGAGCGGCGAGGTGCAGGAGAGCCTCGACCTTCCCGCCGGCACCATGGTCTCCGGACTCGAATCGGACGGCGTCGACCGCTTCTTCTGCGGCGGTGGCGGCAGCGGCAAGGTGCGGGTGGTTCGCCGGTCCGGCGCCAAGCGCTGA
- a CDS encoding helix-turn-helix domain-containing protein — protein sequence MDSLINAAARALAEGNPLAALNRVALRDDAAALALRGIAMAQLDELDRARALLRRAARTFAPVEVVQRARCAIAEAEVAFAMRDLSRSGRALIAARSVLDAHGDTANAAHAGILEARRLLLVGRIDEAEAMLGAPPVATLPPATETIRALVAAGIAMRRLRTADARAALDRAETSARSARIPALAAEVGNATRMLRVPAARRWRNGGQRLLNLAEVEALLASGALVVDACRFALRHGGSTIALAGRPVLFTLARALGEAWPDDVPRAALVTRAFRLRLDDESHRARLRVEMGRLRAVLRPFADIRATTPGYVLAPRCAGEVVVLAPPVDEAHAQVLAMLADGRTWSSSALATALGMSQRSVQRSLEALAAAGKVQWLGRGRARRWTLPSVPGFTTTLLLPPTLATD from the coding sequence ATGGACTCGTTGATCAACGCTGCGGCGCGCGCGCTTGCCGAGGGCAACCCGCTGGCGGCGCTCAACCGGGTGGCGCTGCGCGACGACGCGGCGGCCCTGGCACTGCGCGGCATCGCGATGGCGCAGCTCGACGAGCTCGATCGCGCGCGGGCACTGCTGCGTCGCGCGGCGCGCACGTTCGCCCCCGTAGAGGTCGTGCAGCGGGCACGCTGCGCCATCGCCGAGGCAGAAGTGGCCTTCGCCATGCGCGACCTGAGCAGATCGGGCCGGGCGCTGATCGCCGCCCGCAGCGTGCTGGACGCGCACGGCGACACTGCGAACGCGGCGCACGCGGGCATCCTGGAAGCACGGCGCCTGCTGCTGGTCGGCCGCATCGACGAGGCCGAAGCCATGCTGGGCGCTCCCCCGGTCGCGACCCTGCCGCCCGCGACCGAGACCATCCGCGCCCTGGTCGCGGCCGGCATCGCGATGCGCCGCCTGCGCACGGCGGACGCGCGCGCCGCGCTGGACCGGGCCGAGACGTCGGCGCGCAGCGCGCGGATCCCCGCGCTGGCGGCGGAGGTCGGGAACGCGACCCGCATGCTGAGGGTGCCGGCGGCGCGCCGGTGGCGAAACGGCGGGCAACGGCTGCTCAACCTCGCCGAGGTCGAAGCCCTGCTGGCTTCGGGGGCGCTGGTAGTCGATGCCTGCCGGTTCGCGTTGCGACACGGCGGCAGCACGATCGCGCTGGCCGGTCGTCCGGTCCTGTTCACCCTTGCCCGTGCGCTGGGCGAGGCCTGGCCGGACGACGTCCCGCGCGCAGCGCTGGTCACACGCGCCTTCCGCCTGCGCCTCGACGACGAATCGCATCGCGCTCGCCTGCGCGTCGAGATGGGCCGTCTGCGTGCCGTGCTACGACCGTTCGCCGACATCCGGGCGACCACGCCCGGCTATGTGCTGGCACCGCGATGCGCCGGCGAAGTCGTCGTCCTGGCCCCGCCCGTCGACGAAGCGCACGCACAGGTCCTGGCGATGCTGGCGGACGGCCGTACCTGGTCGAGCTCGGCGCTGGCGACCGCGCTAGGGATGAGCCAGCGCAGCGTGCAGCGGTCGCTGGAAGCACTCGCAGCCGCCGGGAAAGTGCAGTGGCTCGGACGCGGCCGCGCCCGTCGCTGGACGCTGCCCTCGGTGCCCGGATTCACGACAACCTTGTTACTCCCACCGACACTGGCGACTGACTAG
- a CDS encoding DUF899 domain-containing protein: MTQHTTGTREEWIAARLALLEEEKALTRRSDELARKRQALPRVRVDKAYRFETETGPASLADLFDGRSQLLVYHFMFGPDYTAGCPSCSSIADGFDPIVVHLAHHDVALVAVSRAPLDRLLAYRRRMGWRFPWVSSGGSDFNADFGIWFTEAQQRAGDIAYNYRRERALDWRPGTEDTADAAEARMAAMCGTDVPTFHRDRPGMSTFVLDDGVVHHAYSTYARGLDGLWSMYQWLDRAPLGRNEQDVWWRRRDEYGDD, from the coding sequence ATGACACAGCATACGACCGGAACGCGCGAGGAGTGGATAGCGGCCCGACTCGCGCTGCTCGAGGAGGAGAAGGCGCTGACGCGGCGCAGCGACGAGCTGGCCCGGAAGCGGCAGGCGCTGCCGCGGGTACGGGTCGACAAGGCCTACCGCTTCGAGACCGAGACCGGGCCGGCCTCGCTGGCGGATCTGTTCGACGGCCGGTCGCAGCTCCTCGTCTACCACTTCATGTTCGGGCCCGACTACACGGCAGGGTGTCCCTCGTGCTCGTCGATCGCGGATGGCTTCGACCCCATCGTGGTCCATCTGGCCCATCACGACGTCGCGCTGGTGGCGGTCTCCCGCGCGCCGCTCGACCGCCTGCTGGCCTACAGGCGCCGCATGGGGTGGCGCTTCCCCTGGGTGTCGTCCGGGGGCAGCGACTTCAATGCCGACTTCGGCATCTGGTTCACCGAGGCGCAGCAGCGCGCAGGCGATATCGCGTACAACTACCGGCGCGAGCGCGCGCTCGACTGGCGTCCCGGTACCGAGGACACGGCTGATGCAGCTGAAGCCCGGATGGCGGCCATGTGCGGCACCGACGTGCCCACCTTCCACCGCGACCGGCCGGGCATGAGCACCTTCGTGCTCGACGACGGCGTCGTCCATCACGCCTATTCCACCTATGCACGGGGGCTGGACGGCCTGTGGAGCATGTACCAGTGGCTCGACCGGGCGCCGCTGGGGCGCAACGAGCAGGACGTCTGGTGGCGCCGCCGCGACGAGTATGGCGATGACTGA
- a CDS encoding peptidoglycan DD-metalloendopeptidase family protein: MTVVLLQILLPLALLAWLIVLPADTRSALAAQACGVGAVLLALVALWTFPPWWTPGVYAVIWAAATVVHGLRRRPASAWRSTARTATALALGAVLATLGGAISALALTARATPPVAVVDIPNPLGAGNYLVAHGGSRPLLNAHLKTLDPTVPRFAAWRGQSHAVDLIALDGAGLHMDGWWPTDPARYASFGRPVHAPCSGTIIGTANDLPDNRVPDMDRAHMLGNHVLLQCGPVVIVLAHFRRGTVRVAVDQAVAAGALLGAVGNSGNSSEPHLHVHAQRPGTAAQPIGGEPLALRINGRYPVRNTRLNGGGW; this comes from the coding sequence ATGACCGTGGTACTGCTGCAGATCCTGCTGCCGCTCGCGCTGCTGGCGTGGCTGATCGTCCTGCCGGCCGACACCCGCTCCGCGCTCGCGGCCCAGGCCTGCGGCGTCGGTGCCGTCCTGCTGGCGCTGGTGGCGTTGTGGACCTTCCCGCCGTGGTGGACACCCGGTGTCTATGCCGTCATCTGGGCCGCCGCCACCGTCGTTCACGGACTGCGGCGGCGACCCGCGTCAGCGTGGCGGTCGACGGCGCGCACCGCGACTGCCCTCGCGCTCGGCGCGGTACTGGCAACACTCGGAGGCGCGATCAGCGCCCTGGCGCTGACGGCGCGCGCCACGCCCCCGGTCGCCGTCGTCGATATTCCGAACCCGCTCGGGGCCGGCAACTACCTGGTCGCCCATGGCGGCTCGCGTCCGCTGCTGAACGCGCATCTCAAGACGCTCGACCCGACCGTGCCCCGCTTCGCCGCCTGGCGCGGCCAGAGTCACGCCGTGGACCTGATCGCCCTCGATGGCGCGGGACTGCACATGGACGGATGGTGGCCCACCGACCCCGCGCGCTATGCCAGCTTCGGACGCCCGGTCCACGCCCCCTGCAGCGGCACCATCATAGGCACCGCGAACGACCTGCCGGACAACCGGGTCCCCGACATGGACCGGGCGCACATGCTGGGCAACCATGTCCTGCTGCAGTGCGGGCCGGTGGTGATCGTGCTGGCCCACTTCCGGCGCGGCACGGTCCGCGTGGCGGTGGATCAGGCGGTCGCTGCAGGCGCCCTGCTGGGGGCGGTCGGCAACTCCGGGAACAGCTCCGAACCGCACCTGCACGTCCACGCACAACGGCCGGGCACGGCCGCACAACCGATCGGCGGCGAACCGCTCGCCCTGCGCATCAATGGGCGCTACCCGGTGCGGAATACCCGTCTGAACGGGGGCGGCTGGTAG
- a CDS encoding DUF6544 family protein — MLIWLPVPLLAAVAALLALRACDARDDRAEWRRLLRCQPADDIPFEPAEILALPEPARRYFTFAIAPGTRLRTVAEIRMGGRFGMGTRFRPGYRAMRAEQVLATPHGFVWRMRNTGLPWLSGSDSGHWTRFRLFGLLPVARLGGTRDHARSAFGRHVAEAVLWCPAALLPRFGARWEATGTDTARITLGAEHLEQAVDITVDGDGRPLSVRFARWSNANPERAWRLQPFGALPDDFREVAGYRLPFRVDAGNQFGTPDYFPFFRAEVRTIRFPEPPGP; from the coding sequence TTGCTGATCTGGCTGCCCGTACCGCTGCTCGCTGCCGTCGCCGCCCTGCTGGCGCTGCGGGCGTGCGATGCGCGCGACGATCGCGCCGAGTGGCGGCGGCTGCTGCGCTGCCAGCCCGCCGACGACATCCCGTTCGAACCCGCCGAGATCCTGGCGCTGCCGGAACCAGCCCGGCGCTACTTCACTTTCGCGATCGCGCCCGGTACCCGGCTGCGCACGGTTGCCGAGATCCGCATGGGCGGCCGGTTCGGCATGGGCACCAGGTTCCGACCGGGTTACCGCGCCATGCGCGCCGAGCAGGTGCTCGCCACGCCGCACGGCTTCGTATGGCGGATGCGCAACACCGGCCTGCCGTGGCTGTCCGGATCGGATAGCGGTCACTGGACGCGGTTCCGGCTGTTCGGGCTGCTGCCCGTGGCCCGCCTCGGCGGCACCCGCGATCACGCCCGCTCGGCCTTCGGGCGCCATGTCGCGGAAGCGGTCCTGTGGTGCCCCGCCGCCCTGCTCCCGCGATTCGGCGCGCGGTGGGAGGCAACCGGAACCGACACGGCCCGCATCACACTCGGCGCGGAGCACCTCGAGCAGGCGGTCGACATCACGGTCGATGGTGATGGACGCCCGCTGAGCGTGCGATTCGCGCGCTGGAGCAATGCGAACCCCGAACGCGCATGGCGCTTGCAGCCATTCGGCGCACTGCCCGACGATTTCCGCGAGGTCGCCGGCTACCGCCTGCCCTTCCGAGTGGACGCCGGCAACCAGTTCGGCACCCCGGACTACTTCCCCTTCTTCCGCGCCGAGGTGCGCACGATCCGGTTCCCGGAGCCGCCCGGGCCATGA